The proteins below are encoded in one region of Reichenbachiella sp. 5M10:
- a CDS encoding tetratricopeptide repeat-containing sensor histidine kinase — MVRAGIKIWMWVLLAGWSTLGRAVDTADWMERGDSCAVALDYACAIQLYEEGAKQLGFGDSSGLYATFQNRLGKVHYDQGHFQQAYAYYQLALAQADSFGVSHEKAEALQGMSHILWRYGDNVKSIQLIVESMALFRDLRDTASVITASHILAGIYVSTGEVDEAKEIYQRALSMAEASRDSLGMASSYEYLGVVYFFKEEYAAAIAAYEQSLQMNLRLGQEIDAGVTYANIGEAYNYLQQYDQALVYFKKSEAVLGAHGFNSGLIFVCYSRGLTHMERDEYALALKYYQRSLALIAETGEAREKPRVLQLMADCYARQGRYQDAYHYHERYAEVHDSLLSVNRSIELLDIMGKYELEEKEKENELLTKENEWKQQELAHQEAVIKQHYFFGAVLFILLLIALVLAVKLYQIKILLTHADRTKNKLFGFVAHDLKAPVANIQMLIDMIKPELSQESEEVQELFEELNNASHSVSLLLNDLLSWSISQQEGFRFTPSALVLKDAAAYCIELFQDQLEYKRLKIDDQLSAETRVWMDDRALLAILRNLLSNAIKFSHAEGVIVFSASSSGGRVTFAMEDHGVGMSQEQVDKILYTQEFVSRRGTANEKGSGLGLNLVKEFVEKSKGKFWIDSKLGEGTKISIRLDAASIQR; from the coding sequence ATGGTACGAGCAGGGATTAAAATTTGGATGTGGGTGCTTTTGGCTGGGTGGTCTACCCTAGGGAGAGCAGTAGATACAGCGGATTGGATGGAGCGAGGAGACTCTTGTGCTGTAGCTTTGGATTATGCTTGTGCGATTCAGCTATACGAAGAAGGTGCAAAGCAACTGGGTTTTGGTGATTCGAGTGGGCTGTATGCGACGTTTCAAAACCGCCTAGGGAAAGTGCACTACGATCAGGGGCATTTTCAGCAAGCCTATGCATACTATCAGTTGGCATTGGCTCAAGCGGATTCCTTTGGGGTGTCTCATGAGAAAGCGGAAGCCCTGCAAGGGATGTCTCATATCCTTTGGCGCTATGGCGACAATGTCAAATCCATCCAATTGATTGTGGAGAGTATGGCCCTTTTCAGGGACTTGAGAGACACAGCCTCTGTAATTACCGCTTCGCATATCTTGGCAGGGATCTATGTGAGTACAGGAGAGGTCGATGAGGCCAAAGAGATTTATCAGCGTGCATTGTCCATGGCTGAGGCTAGCCGGGACTCACTGGGTATGGCCAGTAGCTACGAGTATTTGGGAGTGGTGTATTTTTTTAAAGAAGAGTATGCCGCGGCAATTGCTGCGTATGAGCAATCCTTGCAGATGAATTTGCGCCTGGGGCAGGAGATAGATGCAGGAGTGACCTATGCCAATATCGGGGAGGCATATAATTATCTGCAGCAATACGATCAAGCCCTTGTGTATTTCAAAAAATCTGAGGCTGTGCTGGGAGCGCATGGCTTCAACTCGGGACTTATCTTTGTTTGTTACAGTAGAGGATTGACACATATGGAGCGCGACGAATATGCTTTGGCACTGAAGTACTATCAGCGGAGTTTGGCTCTCATAGCCGAGACAGGGGAGGCTCGAGAAAAACCACGTGTCCTCCAACTGATGGCTGATTGCTATGCCAGACAGGGGAGATACCAAGACGCCTATCACTATCACGAGCGATATGCTGAGGTACATGATTCTTTGCTCAGTGTCAACCGAAGTATCGAACTCTTGGACATCATGGGCAAGTACGAGTTGGAGGAAAAGGAGAAGGAAAATGAACTGCTGACCAAAGAGAATGAATGGAAGCAGCAGGAACTGGCACACCAAGAGGCGGTGATCAAGCAGCATTACTTCTTTGGGGCAGTGTTGTTCATACTCTTACTGATTGCTCTGGTGTTGGCTGTCAAACTGTATCAAATCAAAATACTCCTCACTCATGCAGATCGAACCAAAAACAAACTTTTTGGTTTTGTAGCGCATGATTTGAAAGCGCCAGTGGCCAATATTCAGATGTTGATAGACATGATCAAGCCCGAGCTATCACAAGAATCAGAAGAAGTACAGGAACTTTTCGAGGAACTCAACAATGCCTCGCATTCGGTGAGTCTTTTGTTGAACGATCTTTTGTCTTGGTCGATCTCTCAGCAAGAAGGCTTTCGGTTTACTCCGAGTGCTTTGGTGCTCAAGGATGCCGCGGCGTATTGTATAGAATTGTTTCAAGATCAGCTTGAGTACAAACGGCTCAAGATTGATGATCAATTGTCTGCCGAAACACGTGTGTGGATGGATGATAGAGCCTTGTTGGCAATTCTTCGCAATCTGCTTTCCAATGCCATCAAGTTTTCCCATGCAGAGGGGGTGATTGTCTTTTCGGCCAGCTCATCCGGTGGGCGTGTGACCTTTGCCATGGAGGATCATGGTGTTGGGATGTCACAGGAGCAAGTGGACAAAATCCTCTATACCCAAGAGTTCGTCTCTCGTCGAGGTACGGCCAACGAAAAAGGGAGCGGTTTGGGACTTAATTTGGTCAAGGAATTCGTAGAAAAGTCCAAGGGGAAGTTTTGGATAGATAGCAAATTAGGAGAGGGGACCAAGATTTCTATTCGGCTAGATGCTGCGAGTATTCAACGCTAG